The Antennarius striatus isolate MH-2024 chromosome 23, ASM4005453v1, whole genome shotgun sequence genome has a segment encoding these proteins:
- the eno3 gene encoding beta-enolase gives MSITKILAREILDSRGNPTVEVDLWTAKGLFRAAVPSGASTGVHEALELRDGDKSRYLGKGTMKAVDHVNKDIAPQLIEKKISVVEQEKIDRFMLELDGTENKSRFGANAILGVSLAVCKAGAAEKGVPLYRHIADLAGNKDVILPVPAFNVINGGSHAGNKLAMQEFMILPVGAAHFHEAMRIGAEVYHNLKNVIKAKYGKDATNVGDEGGFAPNILENNEALELLKVAIDQAGYPDKIIIGMDVAASEFYRGGKYDLDFKSPPDPSRHISGEQLGDLYRSFIKNHPVSSIEDPFDQDDWDNWAKFTASTDIQIVGDDLTVTNPKRIQQAVDKKACNCLLLKVNQIGSVTESIEACRLAQSSGWGVMVSHRSGETEDTFISDLVVGLCTGQIKTGAPCRSERLAKYNQLMRIEEELGNNAKFAGRDFRHPKI, from the exons ATGTCCATCACTAAGATTCTTGCTCGGGAAATCCTGGACTCCAGAGGAAACCCCACGGTGGAGGTGGACCTGTGGACCGCCAAGG gTCTGTTCCGGGCGGCCGTCCCTAGCGGGGCGTCCACCGGCGTCCATGAAGCTCTGGAGCTCCGTGATGGAGACAAGAGCCGCTACCTGGGCAAAG gaACCATGAAGGCTGTGGACCATGTGAATAAGGACATCGCCCCCCAGCTGATTGAGAAG AAGATCAGCGTCGTGGAACAGGAGAAGATCGACCGGTTCATGCTGGAGTTAGACGGCACTGAGAACAAGT ctCGTTTTGGTGCTAATGCCATCCTGGGCGTGTCCTTGGCCGTCTGTAAGGCTGGCGCTGCAGAAAAAGGTGTTCCCCTCTACCGCCACATCGCTGACCTGGCTGGAAACAAGGACGTGatccttcctgttcct GCCTTCAACGTGATCAATGGAGGAAGCCACGCAGGGAACAAGCTGGCCATGCAGGAGTTCATGATCCTCCCGGTGGGCGCCGCCCACTTCCACGAGGCCATGAGGATCGGAGCAGAG GTGTACCATAACCTGAAGAACGTGATCAAGGCCAAGTATGGCAAAGATGCCACCAATGTGGGCGATGAGGGAGGCTTTGCCCCCAACATCCTGGAGAACAACGAGG CTCTGGAGCTGCTGAAGGTCGCCATCGATCAGGCTGGTTACCCCGACAAGATCATCATCGGGATGGATGTGGCCGCCTCTGAGTTCTACCGGGGAGGGAAGTACGACCTGGACTTCAAGTCCCCCCCCGACCCGTCCAGACACATCAGCGGGGAGCAGCTGGGAGACCTGTACCGCAGCTTCATCAAGAACCATCCTG tCAGCTCCATTGAGGACCCCTTCGACCAGGATGACTGGGACAACTGGGCCAAGTTCACCGCCTCCACCGACATCCAG ATTGTAGGTGATGACCTGACGGTGACCAACCCCAAGAGGATCCAGCAGGCCGTCGACAAGAAGGCCTGCAACTGTCTGCTGCTCAAGGTCAACCAGATCGGCTCGGTGACCGAGTCCATCGAGGC gTGTCGTCTGGCTCAGAGCAGTGGGTGGGGCGTGATGGTCAGCCATCGCTCTGGAGAGACGGAGGACACCTTCATCTCCGACCTGGTGGTGGGACTCTGCACCGGACAG ATCAAGACcggcgccccctgcaggtctGAGCGTTTGGCCAAGTACAACCAGCTGATGAG GATTGAGGAGGAGCTTGGGAACAACGCCAAGTTTGCCGGCAGAGACTTCCGCCACCCAAAGATCTAA